From Tripterygium wilfordii isolate XIE 37 chromosome 13, ASM1340144v1, whole genome shotgun sequence, the proteins below share one genomic window:
- the LOC120013281 gene encoding bromodomain and WD repeat-containing protein 1-like: MENQNENQTWNTWEELLLACAVKRHGYMDWDSVSMEIQTRSSLPNILTTANHCKLKYHDLKRRFTTPPAKSDDELVAEGEKVDDVPWLEELRKLRVAELKQEVQRYDVSILSLQSKVKRLEEEREREQGFREENGNIREKPDLEEERSENDKRDDDKGGEREEMPVRVENRKLIPGEDSDRENRSVNGSNSTCSNRKAIQKEMVKSEPDPVRTSHVEPQPVMSGSNSKPEGEDDSVTQFSSDVQSSASLGSKRKRKVRKRRSVSGDSVKPVPVKSEPLIQVLDLIRSSQHGSLFERRLESQETEDYKNLIKQHMDLGIIQERLDQGSYKSCSLSFYRDLLLLFHNAIVFFPKSSQEWLVACELLTLVSAEIKKETQKSDSTQKTASVPTQPKHELEKSDSLLARQKSSAPIVVCRKRSSISSKSSLSSSFAKKVDPLESRDDNEDDDNKKPAPKTKPIVLEQQSLLDIKPDSKPKTGTRSTRRGSKLLSASSATPNKKQSTILTGSKAASNDKVETVKSDKKKAEALALEKKKGAADFLKRIKKNYPQETSKKSSSKGGNKKSSGGEQKNNSGKKDKGKDRMSSDRKQTKDEGSLSKRSVGRPPKKTVEASTVTGRRRRESDGNGVKEMKRPTKRSRR, translated from the exons ATGGAAAACCAAAACGAAAACCAAACATGGAATACCTGGGAGGAGCTGTTGCTGGCCTGCGCCGTCAAGCGCCACGGTTACATGGACTGGGACTCCGTCTCGATGGAGATTCAGACCCGGAGCTCTCTCCCGAATATCCTCACCACCGCTAACCACTGTAAACTCAAGTACCATGACCTTAAACGACGCTTCACGACACCGCCGGCCAAGTCGGATGATGAACTGGTGGCGGAAGGGGAAAAGGTTGACGACGTCCCCTGGCTCGAAGAGCTGAGGAAGCTCCGCGTTGCCGAGCTGAAACAAGAGGTCCAACGATACGATGTTTCCATCTT GTCTTTGCAGTCGAAAGTGAAGAGACTGGAGGAAGAGCGAGAACGAGAGCAGGGATTTCGAGAAGAGAACGGAAACATACGAGAGAAACCAGATCTGGAAGAAGAGAGATCAGAAAACGACAAAAGAGACGACGATAAAGGTGGAGAGCGAGAGGAGATGCCGGTGAGAGTCGAGAACCGGAAGTTGATTCCCGGAGAGGACTCCGACCGGGAAAACCGGTCTGTTAACGGATCCAACTCAACCTGTTCGAACCGGAAAGCAATTCAAAAGGAAATGGTCAAGTCCGAACCAGATCCGGTTCGGACCAGTCATGTGGAGCCTCAGCCGGTTATGAGCGGTTCGAACTCGAAACCGGAGGGAGAAGATGACTCGGTAACGCAGTTCAGCAGTGACGTACAGAGCTCGGCGAGTTTAGGAAGCAAGAGGAAGCGGAAGGTGAGGAAGAGAAGGAGCGTTTCCGGTGATAGCGTCAAACCAGTGCCTGTAAAATCAGAACCGTTGATTCAGGTTTTGGATTTGATCAGATCATCTCAACATGGTTCACTGTTTGAGCGCCGCCTCGAAAGCCAG GAAACAGAGGATTACAAAAACCTCATTAAGCAGCATATGGATCTGGGAATAATACAAGAAAGACTGGACCAAGGCTCTTACAAATCTTGCTCCCTTTCATTCTACAGAGACCTTTTACTTCTCTTCCACAATGCCATTGTTTTCTTCCCCAAATCCTCCCAAGAATGGCTTGTCGCTTGCGAACTGCTCACCCTTGTTTCAgctgaaataaaaaaagaaacccaGAAATCTGATTCTACGCAGAAAACAGCCAGTGTTCCCACCCAACCAAAACATGAACTCGAGAAGTCCGATTCATTGCTTGCCAGACAAAAATCTTCAGCTCCCATTGTAGTTTGTCGCAAACGTAGCTCAATCTCATCCAAGTCTTCTCTCTCATCTAGCTTTGCTAAGAAGGTTGATCCACTGGAAAGCCGAGATGACAATGAGGACGACGACAACAAAAAACCAGCTCCCAAGACGAAGCCAATTGTTCTTGAACAACAAAGTTTGCTGGACATCAAGCCAGATTCCAAGCCTAAAACTGGTACAAGAAGCACTAGAAGAGGCAGCAAGCTCCTCAGCGCCAGCAGTGCCACTCCAAACAAGAAGCAAAGCACAATACTCACAGGTTCCAAAGCAGCTTCAAACGACAAGGTGGAAACTGTTAAAAGTGATAAGAAGAAAGCTGAGGCATTGgcattggagaagaagaaaggcGCAGCAGATTTCTTGAAGAGGATTAAGAAGAATTATCCGCAGGAAACGTCAAAGAAAAGTAGCAGTAAAGGAGGTAATAAAAAAAGCAGTGGTGGTGAGCAGAAGAACAATAGTGGCAAGAAAGACAAAGGGAAGGACAGGATGAGCAGCGATAGAAAACAAACGAAGGACGAAGGCAGTCTATCAAAGAGGAGCGTTGGGAGGCCACCGAAGAAAACAGTGGAGGCGTCTACAGTAACCGGGAGACGCAGGAGGGAAAGTGATGGAAATGGGGTGAAGGAAATGAAGCGACCTACAAAAAGATCCAGGAGGTGA